In the genome of Notamacropus eugenii isolate mMacEug1 chromosome 5, mMacEug1.pri_v2, whole genome shotgun sequence, one region contains:
- the B3GALT5 gene encoding beta-1,3-galactosyltransferase 5 has translation MVYLKIKMIHVFIIFLVASCVYLIISKMNSTEICIFCLRRGGVIVFKKHGGNFLQLPDIDCRKNPPFLVVMVTSSHNQIEARMAIRETWGRERSIKGKRIITYFLLGITNSKDDDDAVTQESQKYRDIIQKDFLDVYFNLTLKTMMGIEWVHHFCPQSDFVMKTDSDMFVNIYYLTELLIRKNRTTRFFTGFLKMNEFPIRKIFNKWYVSYYEYPWGKYPPFCSGTGYVFSSDIASEVYNVSEKVPFIKLEDVFVGLCLAELKINLEELHSEQTFFPEGLRFSACRFKKIVTCHFVSPAKLLEYWKALEKSLNEKCSGV, from the coding sequence atgGTTTACCTGAAGATTAAGATGATacatgttttcattatttttcttgtggCTTCTTGTGTATATTTGATCATATCTAAGATGAATTCAACAGAGATCTGCATCTTTTGCCTAAGAAGAGGAGGTGTAATAGTTTTCAAGAAGCATGGTGGGAACTTTCTTCAGCTCCCAGATATAGACTGCAGAAAGAATCCTCCATTTTTGGTTGTGATGGTGACTTCATCCCACAATCAGATTGAAGCACGGATGGCCATCCGTGAGAcctgggggagagaaagaagtataAAAGGTAAACGTATAATAACATACTTTCTACTAGGAATCACAAATtcaaaggatgatgatgatgcagtGACACAAGAAAGCCAGAAATACAGAGATATTATCCAGAAAGACTTTTTAGATGTATATTTCAATTTGACTCTTAAAACAATGATGGGGATAGAATGGGTTCACCATTTTTGTCCTCAGTCTGACTTTGTGATGAAGACTGATTCTGACATGTTTGTAAATATCTACTATCTGACTGAGCTCCTTATAAGGAAAAACAGAACAACCAGGTTTTTTACTGGTTTCTTAAAGATGAATGAATTTCCAATTAGAAAGATATTTAATAAGTGGTATGTAAGTTACTATGAATATCCATGGGGAAAATATCCACCTTTTTGTTCTGGAACAGGTTATGTTTTTTCTAGTGACATTGCAAGTGAGGTTTATAATGTTTCAGAAAAAGTCCCATTTATTAAACTAGAGGATGTTTTCGTGGGACTCTGCCTTGCAGAActaaaaattaatctggaagaactaCACTCAGAACAGACATTTTTCCCAGAAGGACTTAGGTTTTCTGCCTGTCGCTTTAAGAAAATTGTGACCTGCCATTTTGTCAGTCCAGCAAAGCTGCTGGAATATTGGAAAGCTTTGGAGAAGTCTTTAAATGAAAAGTGTTCGGGTGTTTGA